TGGTGCTGCTGCTCGATCAGCTGCCGCGGATGATCTCTCGCAACTCTCCCAAAGGTTATTCCGGTGATCTGCGCGCGCAGAAGCTCGTTGCGCAAGGCGTCGCGGCGGATTTCGATCGGCAGCTGAAGCCGATCCAGCGTGTGTTTATCTATCTGGTGTTCGAACACTGCGAAAACCTCGCGGTGCAGAACGAGGCGGTTTCCAGATTTATCGAACTGGTGGCTGAACAGCCGGAAACGGAGCGGGCGGTGTTTGCGGATAATCTGGACTATGCCGAGCGACATCAGAAAGTGATCGCGCGGTTTGGCCGGTTTCCGCATCGCAATGCGGTGTTGGGGCGGGAGTCTACGCCTGAGGAATTGGAGTTTCTTTCGAAGCCTGGGTCGCGGTTCTGACCGCAGAAAAGATCGCAGCCTTCGGCAGCTCCTACAGGGTGAATGCTTTACTCATGTAGGAGCTGCCGAAGGCTGCGATCTTTTGATCTTTATATACGGAAGCTGCCGACCAACTGCTTCAGCCGCGCCGCCTGCTGCTCAAGATCCGAACACGCGCGCAGCGTCGCCTGCAGGTTCTCCACCCCTTCCTGATTCAGCGTGTTGATCTCGTTGATATCCACGTTGATCGACTCGACCACAGCGGTCTGCTCTTCGGTCGCGGTGGCTACCGACTGGTTCATCCCGTCGATTTCGCCGATACGCTGAGTCACGCTGCCCAACCGCTCGCCGGCCTGGTTGGCGATGCCGACGCTGCTTTCGCTCTCGCGCTGGCTCTCGGTCATGATGTTGACCGCTTGGCGCGCGCCGACCTGCAGCTCTTCGATCATCTTCTGCACCTGCTGCGCCGAATCCTGGGTGCGGTGCGCCAGATTGCGTACTTCGTCAGCGACCACGGCGAAACCGCGCCCGGCTTCACCGGCACGCGCCGCTTCGATCGCCGCATTGAGGGCGAGCAGGTTGGTCTGCTGGGAAATGCTGGTGATCACTTCAAGAATCTGCCCGATGTTCACCGTGTTGCTGTTCAGGGTTTCGATGTTGCCGCAGGAATCGCTGATCTTTGCCGACAGTTGTTGCATGGCCTGAATGGTTTTATCCACAACCTGCTGGCCGTCAACCGCGAGGCCGCGCGCATCGCTGGAATGCTGCGAGGCGAGGGCGGCGTTCTGGGCGATTTCCTGCGCTGCGGCGCCGAGCTGATTGATCGCGGCGGCAACGCTGTTGGTGCGGCTGGCCTGCTGATCGGAGTTGTACATCGACGAGTTCGAAGCGGCGACGACGCGCAGGGCGACCTCGTTGACTTGGCCAGTGGCCGAAGACACTTCGCGGATCGAGGTGTGAATGCGTTCGACGAAACGGTTGAACGAAGTGCCCAGCGCGCCGAACTCATCGTTACCGTGAATCACCAAGCGTTTGGTCAGGTCGCCTTCGCCTTCAGCGATGTCGTGCATCGCACGGCCCATGGTCAGCAGCGGTTGCATCAGCACGCGAATCAACATGCCGAGCAGGCCGAGGATGATCAGCACGGCGATGACCATGGCGATCAGCGCCGAGGTGCGGAACTCGCTGAGCATGGCGAACGCGGTGTCTTTGTCGAGCACCAGCGCGACGTACCAGTCGGCCGACGGCACACCGTTGACGCGGGTGAAGGAGATCAACTGGGTCTTGCCGTCGAACTCGACCTCTTTCAGGCCCGGGCTGACTTGCGGTGCGCCGTTCGGATAAGCCTCGGCGAGGCTTTTGAGCACCAGTTTGCTGTCCGGGTGGATGAGGATCTTGCCTTCGGCACTGACGATGAATGCGTGTCCGTGGCCACCGAAATTCAGCGAGTTGATGATCGCGCTGACGCTGGTCAGATCGATGTCGGCACCGGCCACGCCGAGCATTTGACCCTGACGCTGCACTGGCGTGGCAACGGTTATCACCAGTTTGCCCGACGAAGCGGCGATGTACGGTTCGGTGACGATGGTCTGTTGCGCACTGTTCGCCGCTTTGTACCAGCCACGCGCGCGAGGATCATAGTCCGGCGCGCGATTACCGGCCGGCACCGAGAACATCACGCCGTCAGCACCGCCGAAGTAGCTGAGCTGGAAATTTCCTGTGTACGCCGGCAGGTCGATGATGCGCTTGAGGCTGGCCGGTGCATTGCCGTCGACGGCGACCTGTTGGGACAGCGATTGCAGCAACTGAATGCGGCTTTCCAGCCAGGTCTGGATGTTGCTGGTGGTCAGACTCCCCAGCTCCTGCATCGTCGCTTCGGTGCTGCTGGTCAGCGCCTGGCGTTGACGATAATCGTTGAACAAAATGAAACAGGCGAACGCAACGGCCACCACAAGGGCGGCAGCCAGCAGAATCTTGTGGCTGAATTTCATGTTTCTGGTCATCGAGTGAACTACCGCGAAGGGGCTGGTCAAGAAAGGGCGGCAATTTGCCATATTCGGCAGCGTTGCGCTGCTCTTTATTTCGACCGCGCCGCGCCAAAGATTAGGCGCTTGAGCCGAAAGTCGACGAAATGCGCAACAGCTTCCGAAAGTTTTTGATTTGCCGGCAAAAGCCGGACGAGCGGAGTAACAAATATCCGCGCAACCACGGAACCAGATGACACTTTGCTCTTCTAAGGTTCTGGTTGGCACCATGCCATCCCCCCTCGTTCCAGGAGTTACACCATGTCGCTGCGATCTCTCGCCCTTCTGACGTTTTGCGTGCTATTGGCCGCATGCAGCAAGGTCAATCAGGAAAACTACTCGAAGCTCTCGGCCGGCATGGCCAAGACCGAAGTGGAAAGCCTCCTCGGCAAGCCCACCGATTGCTCGGGCGCGCTCGGCATGTCCAGTTGCACCTGGGGCGACAAGAACAGCTTTATCAGCGTGCAGTACGCCGGTGACAAAGTGCTGATGTTTTCTGGCCAAGGCCTGAAGTAAACCGGGGCTTTGCGCCCGCGGAGATAAAAATGAAGCGGTTATTGCTGATCCTTTTCGCTGGCCTGGTACTGGCTGGCTGCGCCACTTCCGGCGTCGACCCGTTGGCGCCGAGAACCGTCAACAGCGTCAATCTCAAGCGTTATCAGGGCACGTGGTATGAACTGGCACGCTTGCCGATGTACTTCCAGCGCCACTGCGCCCAATCCGAAGCGCATTACAGCCTCAAGCCAGACGGCAATGTCGGCGTGCTCAACCGCTGCCTGACCCCCGAGTGGCAATGGGAAGAGGCCAAGGGCACCGCTTATCCCCAGGTGCCGGGCAAGACCGACAAGCTCTGGGTCGAATTCGATAACTGGTTCTCGCGTCTGGTGCCCGGTGTGGCGAAGGGCGAGTACTGGGTGTTGTACGTCAGCGACGATTACAAGACCGCCATCGTTGGCGATCCGAGTCGCAAGTATCTTTGGCTGCTGTCACGCACGCCCACCGTCAACGGCGTAGTGCGCGAAGAGTTGCTGAGCAAAGCGCGTCAGCAGGGTTATGACACTACGCGACTGATCTGGCGCGCGTCGGATCGGCAGATGGCCAAGACCTCTAATTGACAGCTAAAAGATCGCAGCCTTCGGCAGCTCCTACAGAAACGCATTGCGTGTAGGAGCTACCGAAGGCTGCGATCTTTTGCTTTTTTTTACCCTAAAAGGTCTCGCAAAACCAAGGTAAAGGCCCGAGCGCTTTCCTCTTCGCCGGCATGCCGGCCGTCGCGCACTACCCACTGACCATTGACCAGCACATCGCGCACCTGCCGATCCCCGCCAGCAAACAACCAGCGATTCAGAATTCCGTCACCCGATGCGGTCGCCAGATAGGGATCGTTGCCATCGAGCACTGTCCAGTCCGCACGCTTGCCCACTTCCAGCGCGCCAATCGGTTGCCCCAGCGCTTGTGCGCCGCCTTCCAGCGCTGCGTCATACAGTGTGCGGCCGACCATCGGCTGATCCGCGCCATACAGTCGATTGCGTCGCTGATCGCGCAGCCGCTGGCCATATTCCAGCCAACGCAATTCTTCCACGACGCTGAGCGAGACATGGCTGTCAGAGCCGATACCCATGCGCCCGCCCTGCGCGAGGAAATCCACCGCCGGGAAGATCCCGTCGCCCAGATTGGCTTCAGTGGTCAGGCATAAACCGGCAATGGCGCGACTCTTGGCCATCAGCGTGACTTCTTCTGTGTTGGCGTGGGTGGCGTGAACCAGGCACCAGCGCTGATCGACCTCGGCATTTTCGTATAGCCATTGCAGCGGACGACGGCCGCTCCAGCTCAGGCAGTCATCGACTTCTTTTTGCTGCTCGGCAATGTGGATGTGCACCGGGCAGCGCTTGTCGCTGGCGGCCAATACTTCGCTGATCTGTTGCGGCGTCACCGCACGCAGCGAATGGAAACACAGCCCCAGCGATTGCGCTTCTTGCTGCGCCAACAACGGCTGCAACCGCGCTTGCAGATTCAGGTAATTTTCGGTGCTGTTGATAAATCGACGCTGGCCGTCGTTCGGCGTCTGACCGCCAAAACCGGAATGGCTGTAGAGCACCGGCAGCAAGGTCAGACCAATGCCGCTTTCACTTGCCGCCTGGCTGATACGCAGGGCCAATTCGGCCGGATCCGCATAAGGCTGGCCATTACTGTCATGGTGCACGTAGTGAAACTCGGCCACCGACGTGTACCCAGCCTTGAGCATTTCGATGTAGAGCTGGCGGGCGATGATGCCGAGCTGATCCGGACTGATTTTCCCGACGAGCCGATACATCAGATCGCGCCAGGTCCAGAAACTGTCGTTGGGGTTGCCGGCGACTTCCGCCAGTCCGGCCATTGCCCGCTGAAACGCGTGAGAATGCAGATTAGGCATCCCCGGCAGCAGCGGACCGCTCAGCCGTTCGGCGCCGTCTGCGTTGGCATCGGCCTGAATATGAGTCAGCAGACCTTCGGCGCTGACTTCCAGACGTACATTGTTGGCCCATCCGTCAGGCAGCAGTGCGCGTTCGGCAAAGAAGGCGGACATCGTTCGGCACCCCATCGTGTGTTATTTGTATATACATATATAGACGTTTGCCTGCCCGGTAAACTCCGGCAAGCTAGTCACTTTCATCCAATGAACAGGGATCAACCGTGCCGACTCCGCCTCCAGTCTCTCCGTTGGCCGCGAACATGGGCGACAGTCCGGCGCCCTTGTACGCCCGCGTCAAACAGATGATCACCCAGCAGATCGACAGCGGAAACTGGCCGCCGCATTACCGCGTGCCGTCCGAGAGCGAGCTGGTCAATCAGCTCGGTTTCAGCCGCATGACCATCAACCGCGCCCTGCGTGAGATGACCGCCGACGGCCTGTTGGTGCGCATGCAAGGCGTCGGCACCTTTGTCGCCGAACCAAAGAGCCAGTCCGCGCTGTTCGAAGTGCACAACATCGCTGACGAAATTGCCTCGCGCGGCCATCGCCACACCTGCCAGGTCATCACCCTTGAGGAAGAGGCCGCCGGTTCCGAGCGCGCGCTGGCGCTGGACATGCGCGAAGGCCAGAAGGTATTTCACTCGCTGATCGTGCACTACGAAAACGACATTCCTGTGCAAATCGAAGACCGTTTCGTCAACGCGCTCGTCGCCCCCGAATACCTCAAGCAGGATTTCACCCTGCAAACGCCCTACGCCTATCTCAATCAGGTCGCGCCGCTGACCGAAGGCGAGCACGTGGTCGAAGCGATTCTTGCCGAGCCGTCCGAATGCAAACTACTGCAGATCGAAAAGGGCGAACCGTGTTTGCTGATCCGCCGCCGCACGTGGTCGGGGCGTCAGCCGGTGACGGCAGCTCGTTTGATTCACCCGGGTTCGCGTCATCGTCTGGAAGGGCGCTTTCATAAATGAAATATGAGTTGAAGGTTCTACGCGCTGAGGGCTACCCGCGCATGCCGTGGAAAAACGGCGGCGGCAGCACCGAGGAAATCACTCGTGATGCGGGCGCAGGTCTGGACGGTTTCGGCTGGCGCCTGTCGATTGCCGACATCGCTGAATCGGG
This window of the Pseudomonas fluorescens genome carries:
- a CDS encoding lipocalin family protein, producing MKRLLLILFAGLVLAGCATSGVDPLAPRTVNSVNLKRYQGTWYELARLPMYFQRHCAQSEAHYSLKPDGNVGVLNRCLTPEWQWEEAKGTAYPQVPGKTDKLWVEFDNWFSRLVPGVAKGEYWVLYVSDDYKTAIVGDPSRKYLWLLSRTPTVNGVVREELLSKARQQGYDTTRLIWRASDRQMAKTSN
- the hutC gene encoding histidine utilization repressor → MGDSPAPLYARVKQMITQQIDSGNWPPHYRVPSESELVNQLGFSRMTINRALREMTADGLLVRMQGVGTFVAEPKSQSALFEVHNIADEIASRGHRHTCQVITLEEEAAGSERALALDMREGQKVFHSLIVHYENDIPVQIEDRFVNALVAPEYLKQDFTLQTPYAYLNQVAPLTEGEHVVEAILAEPSECKLLQIEKGEPCLLIRRRTWSGRQPVTAARLIHPGSRHRLEGRFHK
- a CDS encoding DUF924 family protein gives rise to the protein MHAPWQPVLDWWFGNAESPDEISADKGKLWFGKRDSQDLEARERFGVFVDQALAGELTEWTQCPEGWLALVLLLDQLPRMISRNSPKGYSGDLRAQKLVAQGVAADFDRQLKPIQRVFIYLVFEHCENLAVQNEAVSRFIELVAEQPETERAVFADNLDYAERHQKVIARFGRFPHRNAVLGRESTPEELEFLSKPGSRF
- a CDS encoding formimidoylglutamate deiminase; its protein translation is MSAFFAERALLPDGWANNVRLEVSAEGLLTHIQADANADGAERLSGPLLPGMPNLHSHAFQRAMAGLAEVAGNPNDSFWTWRDLMYRLVGKISPDQLGIIARQLYIEMLKAGYTSVAEFHYVHHDSNGQPYADPAELALRISQAASESGIGLTLLPVLYSHSGFGGQTPNDGQRRFINSTENYLNLQARLQPLLAQQEAQSLGLCFHSLRAVTPQQISEVLAASDKRCPVHIHIAEQQKEVDDCLSWSGRRPLQWLYENAEVDQRWCLVHATHANTEEVTLMAKSRAIAGLCLTTEANLGDGIFPAVDFLAQGGRMGIGSDSHVSLSVVEELRWLEYGQRLRDQRRNRLYGADQPMVGRTLYDAALEGGAQALGQPIGALEVGKRADWTVLDGNDPYLATASGDGILNRWLFAGGDRQVRDVLVNGQWVVRDGRHAGEEESARAFTLVLRDLLG
- a CDS encoding methyl-accepting chemotaxis protein codes for the protein MTRNMKFSHKILLAAALVVAVAFACFILFNDYRQRQALTSSTEATMQELGSLTTSNIQTWLESRIQLLQSLSQQVAVDGNAPASLKRIIDLPAYTGNFQLSYFGGADGVMFSVPAGNRAPDYDPRARGWYKAANSAQQTIVTEPYIAASSGKLVITVATPVQRQGQMLGVAGADIDLTSVSAIINSLNFGGHGHAFIVSAEGKILIHPDSKLVLKSLAEAYPNGAPQVSPGLKEVEFDGKTQLISFTRVNGVPSADWYVALVLDKDTAFAMLSEFRTSALIAMVIAVLIILGLLGMLIRVLMQPLLTMGRAMHDIAEGEGDLTKRLVIHGNDEFGALGTSFNRFVERIHTSIREVSSATGQVNEVALRVVAASNSSMYNSDQQASRTNSVAAAINQLGAAAQEIAQNAALASQHSSDARGLAVDGQQVVDKTIQAMQQLSAKISDSCGNIETLNSNTVNIGQILEVITSISQQTNLLALNAAIEAARAGEAGRGFAVVADEVRNLAHRTQDSAQQVQKMIEELQVGARQAVNIMTESQRESESSVGIANQAGERLGSVTQRIGEIDGMNQSVATATEEQTAVVESINVDINEINTLNQEGVENLQATLRACSDLEQQAARLKQLVGSFRI